The Cellulomonas sp. P24 genome contains a region encoding:
- the mmsB gene encoding multiple monosaccharide ABC transporter permease, with product MTAVREYLGRNLRQYGIMGALVLIVLLFEWLTGGRLLMPNNVAALVQQNAYVMILAIGMVMVIVAGHIDLSVGSVVAFVGAIVGIAMGKWDLPWLLAVLLGVVAGALVGVWQGYWVAYVGIPAFIVTLAGMLIFRGLAIVLVGTTIAGLPSGFVAISNGYLPNFLGYTANRDALTLAIGVVAVAGLVLAQMRSRATLKKHELEVEPMVAFVGKIVLMAVLFGVITWILAGSTGMPIVLIIVGVLILAYTFVLGRTVFGRHIYAIGGNLNAAILSGVNTHRVNFGIFVNIGALAGVAAIVTTSRAGAAVAAAGDSFELDAIAACFIGGTAVTGGVGKVSGAMIGALIMGVLNMGLSIMNVDPSWQKAIKGLVLLAAVAFDLINKRRASGR from the coding sequence ATGACCGCCGTCAGGGAATACCTCGGCCGCAACTTGCGCCAGTACGGGATCATGGGCGCGCTCGTCTTGATCGTCCTTCTCTTCGAGTGGCTGACCGGCGGTCGGCTGCTGATGCCGAACAACGTCGCAGCGCTGGTCCAGCAGAACGCCTACGTCATGATCCTGGCCATCGGCATGGTCATGGTGATCGTCGCCGGGCACATCGACCTGTCGGTCGGTTCGGTGGTCGCGTTCGTCGGCGCCATCGTGGGTATCGCGATGGGCAAGTGGGATCTCCCCTGGCTCCTCGCGGTGCTCCTCGGCGTCGTCGCCGGCGCCCTCGTCGGCGTCTGGCAGGGCTACTGGGTCGCCTACGTGGGCATCCCCGCCTTCATCGTCACCCTCGCCGGGATGCTGATCTTCCGCGGGCTCGCCATCGTGCTCGTGGGTACCACGATCGCCGGCCTGCCGAGCGGCTTCGTCGCCATCAGCAACGGGTACCTGCCGAACTTCCTCGGGTACACCGCGAACAGAGACGCGCTCACGCTCGCCATCGGCGTCGTGGCCGTCGCCGGTCTTGTGCTCGCACAGATGCGGTCGCGTGCCACGCTGAAGAAGCACGAGCTCGAGGTCGAGCCGATGGTCGCCTTCGTCGGCAAGATCGTCCTGATGGCCGTGCTGTTCGGCGTGATCACCTGGATCCTGGCCGGCAGCACCGGCATGCCGATCGTGCTGATCATCGTGGGCGTGCTCATCCTGGCGTACACGTTCGTCCTCGGGCGGACCGTCTTCGGGCGCCACATCTACGCGATCGGTGGCAACCTCAACGCGGCGATCCTGTCCGGCGTCAACACGCACCGGGTGAACTTCGGGATCTTCGTGAACATCGGCGCGCTGGCCGGCGTGGCCGCGATCGTGACGACCTCGCGTGCCGGTGCGGCGGTGGCCGCAGCGGGTGACAGCTTCGAGCTCGATGCGATCGCCGCGTGCTTCATCGGTGGTACCGCGGTGACCGGTGGTGTCGGCAAGGTCTCCGGCGCCATGATCGGTGCCCTCATCATGGGCGTCCTCAACATGGGCCTGTCGATCATGAACGTCGACCCGTCCTGGCAGAAGGCGATCAAGGGCCTCGTGCTCCTCGCAGCCGTCGCCTTCGACCTCATCAACAAGCGGCGCGCGTCCGGTCGCTGA